The window ACAACAcaaaaatttttttaaaataatgttttcaaattCGCGTACTCCAAAACAAGGTGAGACTTCAaggaaaaggaaaagcaaagggGTGGCTATTTTGAAGAACTAATATTAACTAAAATGTGGAAGAGAATAAAATCAAAGAGTGACCCTAACCTTttgaactgaaaaaaaaaacatttttttcagtttttttacagatttaatgtaacagctgtaatttgtttttcagatttttcatgtatttttaaaatacagtcaaaaactaaAACTACAATTACAGGAAAGGACCCTAAATGTATAAGAAAacttgttattttacagtttatttctggcgccccagctgcaagaaaatttcatttttttaacgggattttttacagtgtagtgtacatactgtattacaCAAAACCAAACTGAACTAGTTCTGTACATGTTAACCATAACAGACCCCTGTGCTGAGGTCAATTGTACTGATGGAGAATGGTGTGGAGAGAAAGACGGAATCTACGGCTGTTTGTGTAGCCATCCCAAATCTAATCCTGACTCTTACGGTTGGATTattaactttaataaaatatattgtctTTCCTGCattgttttcttcttttctgtgaaatttcagtaatattttcttttatttcagaTTCCGTTGAAATTTGCGAGAGCAGTTCTGGCTTTTTCTCTCTGTCCCGTTGTCAGCTTTTTGAGGATGGTTTTTCTACTGAAGTCTTGCACCTCCGTGATCCTAGTTGCAAAGGAACGGTCCAAGATGGCAGAGTGGAGTTTCGTTTTGATAACAATAATTTGTGTGGTACAAATCTTGtggtaaattatattttacagtCCAACATGTATTATTTCACTGATTGAACCTTCAAATCTAAATGGCTTTGTATTAATtcacaaacctcagtttttatataaatacattaaaaatgtaaggtTAGCCATATAGCCAAACATCAGCTATAAGACTTCAAGAGAACACCTAAACACCCATTTTTGTGATCCACGTGTGATACTAAAACGTTCTAATGTTATGGCATTACTATACAGGCGAATGGCACCCACTTCATCTATGAGAATGTTATTTTGGGGAATGTGAAATCAACTCAACTCAGCAGCAGGAAGAGTTATCTGAATTTGACTTTTTCCTGTATATATTCTCAAACGCAAACCTTTTCCATGAATGCACAAATCAACCCTCTGGAGAGGTGAGACTCACTTCAGATGACATActtctttcttattttgttcaaTTAATATTAACAGTACCTAATCGTGGTATGTGTCCAAAACAAAGTGGCTTTAGACAGCATACAGTGATTTtgctgttttgtcattttttcgCAAAATGTCCACAAGGAGGAAAATGTtgattataaataaagttgcatCTCAGCTCTGGGAGCTCTCCAGATCACCAGGGTCCATGACAACCAGACAATGCACTATGGAGAACTTTACTTGGTTTTTGGAACAAACTATAATTTCCACAAAAAAGTTATATGGTTTTTGTAGTATATTTGTGTAATCTTAACACTGAACATTTCAACAGCTATTTGCACAAGACGATTCCTGCAGGTCAAGGCACATATAGGGTCAGGATGGTTCCATATCAGGATCCGCAATTCTCTCAACCCTTTAATGGCAGTGTGAACATTGAGGTGAACCAGCTGGTTTTTGTGGAAATTAATGTTGATGAAATTGATGGGCAACAGTTTGCATTGCTAATCGACACATGTTGGGCAACTCCTGTGAATGACCCTCTTTATCATGTCCGATGGGACCTGATTATTGGAGAGTAagagtttttatatttattttatatttattgatgGGATTTGGGACAAAATTTGTTAATGATTGGGCTATAGAAGACTTTTACAATAATTTACAAGATTGCAATGTTGTTCAAATATTCTCAGGTGCCCTAATTCAAAAGATGGCACAGTTGATCTGGTGCAGAATGGTGTGTCCACATCAAGCCGTTTCTCCTTCAGGATGTTTACCTTCACTGAAACTTCTGAAATCATCTTCTTGCATTGTTCCATTCACCTTTGCCTTTTAAAGGACAATGACTGCTCAGCGGTGAGTTTGTGAAACCCTTTCTGATCATCTCCatcttatgatttttttatttcttgaaagAATTGCTTGAATAGGTTGTCATGGACTTGcactgttttttacagtgctggCCAATATAATGTTAATCTCCAAAAAAGATGATTGAAGAAGATTGATCTGAATTAACTAGTATtggttttaattttaaacattttgaaagatTCATACAAGCtttcttatatttttttattttagcactGTGCGTCTTATAGAAGACGGAGGTCTGTGGATTTCTATGATAGCTCGTCCATATCTATGGGTCCTCTGAAGTGGCCTTTAAAGACAACAGGTTAAAAGTTTTACCTTTAATGCAGTTAGTTTAACAGTGTGGTGCATTTTCAGactcatttatatattttctttatatatattttattatatatcaatattaaatataactGCATTACATTATCTGTTGCAGACACATGGGTGACAGACCGAGTGGATGTATCTAGAGCCTCAGCTCTTTGTGGTTCTTTGGTGGCTTTGTTTATCTTTGTCTTTAGCATCCATAACCTCTTATAgtacatttgaacaacaatagAAAATATTTAATAGATTTGCTTAAAATTCTACACTTTAAATATTCCTAATTGTAATGGGGCCTGAAAATCACTTGACATTGTTAAATCCCCTTCCCACATTTCTGTAGTTCTCTTCATGCTTACTGCTATACATTTCTACAAGTAAagttatacataatatatatagtGTTAATAAAATAGACACTTATCTTTCAGATACAAGTTTATGTGTGTGTCTAATTTACTATGCCTAAGAGTGAATTACATGGATGAATAAATATAGAGTGGATCAAGCAGTGTTGCTGGGGTTTAGAAGTAAaatcagggccggattatcgaATGgacattatgggcacaggcccaggggcccaagCGCACTTGGGGCCCAAGCAAGGGGAAGACAATTTCACATAACAGATTTTCCGCTATATTCATTCTACCGTGCGCTTCTTTGCCCCGCGCACATGagcgacttcttggataaaccttagctttcattcagtgggaaaatgtcgccatTGCTTACCTGGGAGCatgaggtctctctttcccggtgCAGGGATCGCTTCTCTTGGCgtcactctgtacagtgagTGGCAGGAAGAAACAGCAcctgatgtggtaaaagtcgatcttgaagttcaaaaaatctctcagacaaagaaggttcaggtgtcaaggagttaactttatttgatcaggccaaacaaagtgagatgttccaagtcatctgaaaacttgAAAACttggtgttttccagcctacagttatagtgaaattTAGGAAAGGAGGtccaatcaggtaaattccctttatcttttattttttattatccaatcgttctcgtctgccactattattttctaggcaacaaggtttgtatctaatggtggaatgttgACCTTcacttgctttaaaaaaaaaagttttcctgttggtaccggTTTTCAGGcctcaaagtgaacaacatgttcgaccttctgaactttatctaggtcaggcctcaaacaggcctcaaagacatcactggattttatattgctgaaatatGTTCTATACttagttaaaatgattaaaaatgcatttatctGAACAAACAACAATCAACTATTGCTTGAGTATattgattatatcattaaatcataaaATTATCATCATATTTTCACTTGTATACACTCATCTTTGGTTTAGTGTGATTTTAGATTATTCTactaacacatctatggtattATCATTCCTATGAAAACTTCTTATAACTGGGGTGAATAACAGAGCCCAAAGTCAGCCCAAAGTAACACAAAACACTCAAAAAATGcaacacaaaatacacaaatgtcaggaattattcacaatatattcccccctttggggctCCATAAGAGTCCCACACTTGATTAAGTTGCAATTTAATAGGAATATCTATTTGCGGGAGCAAAATTAATCAGTATCAATGATAATACTTATTGTAGGTATACAagctataaaagataaaaatccaactGACCCATCTTGGTCATCTCGTATCACGGATAACACCTGCTTTTAACCAACTACTTTAGAAGAACGACCTTTCTTactcaattgcaaagagttgatcATCACTGACTGAGTAGATCATCATCTGATGGTGAGGACCAGATGGAACAACTCTCTTACATGCATGCATTATGCAAGGCCAAAAACGTAACAATATTACAATTGGTGATAGAATACCAACAGCcaacatcaatatgttatgcAGATTAGGGAATATGTTGTTAAACCAGTCCCAAATGGAAGAGTCTGTGTTCACTTCATTCTTTGTGATCATTGTAGACAACAATGTAATGTTCTCTATTCCTTGTTCgataagatgtccatccgcgtcattgtctggtatgtaggtaCAACAAGTCTCTCCTACCATAACACAAACGCCTCCCTGCGCTGCAGTGAGTTGATCCAAAACCATCCGGTTCTGGTGAGCAGTAAGTCGTAGTCCTCGcagttcctctctgattccctccatcatgattttcgttgtgttgataaatgaagacagctcatatctggtgatttctACTTCTTCCATCAGTGATTCCATTCCCAGTGTTGGAAGGAAAGCAGGCACAAGCTTCTCAGCAATCGTCCATATGTAATGATTCTTTGGCACTGGGCTTTCTCTCATGAAGTTGATTAGGTCTCTTCTTGTTCGTCGTTGATTGTCCATTGTCCGATGTGGCAAGATAATGGCACCACCATGCAGTTGGACCAAAGCAAAGTCCTGTCCACCTCTTTGGTAAGGATAAGTACACACAATAGCCACACAGTCAATAGTGTCCCTCAACGACACCTGTACCTTGTTGATCTGGAACATGCACAGTTGAACATAATGGACATTTCGCTCATCCTCTCTCTGAAGTCAGAAGATATTGGTAAGTCACAATTGGTTGTGGTGCTGCATGGGTAGTTGTAGCAATGCCAGGTTGAGGATTCACTTGATCTGCTGTGCGAAGACATGACATACAACCTTGCCTCatagttgcatttgtttgcttgtagatatCTGAACATTTTTCCTCTGGTAATTTTCCCAAGAAATGTTCTCCTGAAGTTCCTGAAGCTCCAGGTGCTCCTGAAGGTCGCTCATAACAGATGGGATTACCAGGTATATGCTTAACAGTCGCTATCTGAGCAAAGATTCTTTTAGGGATAACAGTTGATTGCCAAGTATCCATTATTCGAGACATCTTAACTTCCTTGGTCTGTTGTAGTGCGGCAGCTGCTACTGCAACCATAGCTAtctcaaatgttgtgtttaggtcctgatgtggccaccagtctcctCCAACAGCACTATGAGGAAATTGGgcacaaacataacagtttctggAGGCATACATCTTAACTGTATGATTAGTaaatctccaccacatgttaGTAGCATAGGGATGAGGAGGATTTGGGTGATCCATCCATGAGTCCTCTGTCGTGTAGTTGTCACTCTGTCGTTTACTTCGGTGTTTTGCCGCAGACTTTGGAACCAACTGACCTGGGAACAAATGTTCAGATGCAGTAGCATTTACTCAGGGGTCAGCCTGCTCAAAGGTAGTATTCAAGAAGTCTGTGTCGTTCGAATCCATATCCATGTCTTTGCGTAGAGTTATGTTGTTTTTGAAAAGGGTGTCTGGAAGTTCTTCATCATCTGGGAGTTGTCTCATAAGTATTGGTATTATGAtcacacatgtcaaaatgatcaacaaagATGCTATGTCTCGCTGTCCAAACAACTTTCTGAGTCTCATGGGATGCCATGGGTGTCTTCTGCCCTCCATGATGACAAGTTATGACAGTAAAAGTTTCAATTCAAATATACTTTATCAACTTAATTCAAAGGGTAATGTCCACATTCATATTCCCATATGGTAGTAGGCAAAGAATGCTGAGTGATGGTCAAAAGTCTATCTTTTCTATCTATTACTGGTCGATAGCCTGGTcgagagaaaaaataaaaaacagtacaCCCATAACGTTCTTCATAAACATGGAGTGTTGAAGATGAATATCCTATTGCAAGAATTGCTGTGTCCGAGCACAAAAGTTGTACTGGTGTTCGTCCCTCAAGTCGTTCAAGATATCGCTTTCTATAGCCTTGTACTGGATGCAAGGCTACTCGTTGTACACAGTATCTTTGTTGTCTAGGTCTATATTCTTCTTCTTGTAACGGGAAACAATGTGTCCATGTCAAGCTTGGTGTCACACGGCGTTCGGCATGAAAGGGATTTGCTATGTGTATTGGGGTCCAGGTCCGCGGGGTCCACATGGACTAAAGTTCAGTTATTTGGGTAATATCCTGTATAATATTTCCAAAGTTGCGTACTACTGTCCGTATATTTCAAAGTCAGATGGCCAGTTGCTCTGTCCAATACTGGTCTAAGGTTTTGTCTTGTTTCTCCAACAATATATGTTCTTCCTAATTGCGTTGTGTTATCTGTagatttttctgcagctgttacAAAGACTGCTAATATACTTTCGTCTTGTTGCAAAAGCCTTCTATCAACATGCGTCGAGTAGGATCTGTTGTTGTCTCTTCCTGTCCAAAAGTTAATTGGATGAAATGGAAAATATCTGGAGTGAGGTGTCTTTAAATTAAGTAATAAATGATCTCGGGTTGTCAATGGTACAACGTGATGCCACATGTGGAAAAGTCTTTGAAATGGGTGAGATCACTAAAGGAGTCACTGCAGGGTAACTAATATCTTTAAGCTACGTATGTTCGTCCAGTGGGTGGCCCCCTCTACACGAGGGTAGTTCTTCCACTGGCACTTTGCCCTCGTGCTCCTACTCACAGTTCTAGTTCCTTGGATAATGCGCACACACTTATTCCCACTCCGTGATAGGTAAGTTATGACCTGTAGTTGTTAAGGCTTTCTCTCCTCGATGTATAACTGGTCGTTGTCCAGGTTgtgtgaagaaaaagaaaatagtcATTCCACGATCAGTGTCATAGTAGGCTGGTACAGCAACTGAATGTCCCAGAGCCAGAACTGCTGGATCCTGTTTCAGTATTTGTCGTTCTGCTGGTCCTAGTAGTCGTCTGGGGTTCCAAGGTCGTGAAGGGTGTAGTACCACTCTCTCATATCAGGATTGTTCTCGGTTTCGTGAATATTCTTCTTCCGTTAGTGGTATACATCGTTTCCATGGTAATCTAATTTCCTCTCGTTGTATGAGGTAGTCTACGTCCGTGATGTTACTCTGAACAGAAACTCTGTTGCTTTGAGAATCTGCAATTCTTTTGATCACCCTCAGTCTTGTCCTGTTTAAGGGTTGTGATAAGAGTGTGGTAGAGAAAGATAGAAAGGAAAatggagaaaagagagagagagagcacataaTACATAGCCctctcagttatttctcttggggtcataaatgaacaaataatcttgttgtttctttttggGCTGAAGGGGAGGGGTTTactgccaaaataataaacaaaacataggcTATCTTCCTGCCTATTAGTGTCTTAAAAGAATATAACTATACTGCATgccccaaaaggaaaaacaattcTATACTATCTCCCTTACTATTCAAAAACAAAGatataatgttaaaataaaatggcaCCCCCTGTCTTGATTTTGTGTTAGGCAGTCATGAAATGTCATCATATTCTTCACAGTTTTCCATTGCAGTGACCATAGTTAACATAAAAGCTTCAGAGTCATGTTGCACATTTAGCTTTGCATGTACtgacatttgttttgctgtggctCTAACCAACAAAGATCTTATCATAGGGATAACACAACAAAGCAATACTACAGAAATCATTAAGACACTAACAATTATCATTCCCACTTGAGTTAGCCATTCTCTCCAGGACCCAAACATGGACTCAAACCATGTTCCAAATGCTTTATCTGTTCCAGCATTGGCTGTTACTTCATCTCTcagatttttcaatttttccatAGCATGAGTGAAAAATCCATCAGGGCCAGTATTATTGGGAATATAAGTACAACAATCTTctccaaacattacacacactccTCCTTTTTCAGCTAATAACCAGTTTAGAGCTTGTCTATTCTGCCAGGCCATTTTACTTGTTGGGGCTAATTGTTCTCCAAGCGCTTCAAGCgcatcatttgtaaaattaataaacctctgttgattgtaatacagataattaatccattctgtgttcttatttggggttccctttctgtcggtctctcgacgttgtgtcgaaccgacagaatggggtttgtcttgagaacctatcatcttctgagtatttagaaaaggccaatgaaaattggcgaatgaaatttgcatgccgggctcctccccggatgtccgggtataagagggaagccggcgtgctcattcattcaccttttgttcttcagagcctacgcatctgatgagcttctctacgatcttggggatcattctttctgctggaatctacgacgtggacagcggacggtcccttcctgcagtgactctcccctgggcgtctcggcagttccggaggtgttcgagcaaatttccttttctaaaagagcaaatttctccagcgtggcttgtcccgctgttctcatgggtgcaacacactcatcgaggagggggacggacacaatgcctgcttccagtacgctggggcagacgttgtggatacgtcctgcccgcactgcgggcggtgacgattcagacgttgcgtcacaggtggctgtgttcccacgggactcagccaccacctcgtttgctccccgttccgtggcggcaggactacggccctgccgtccgctatggcaagcagcgagggtgagatgaggattactgtgagcgataatccgccagccacggctcacggaccgttcacacctcgtttcgctcgtctgaccgtt is drawn from Triplophysa rosa unplaced genomic scaffold, Trosa_1v2 scaffold222_ERROPOS91263, whole genome shotgun sequence and contains these coding sequences:
- the LOC130550036 gene encoding pancreatic secretory granule membrane major glycoprotein GP2-like, coding for MLTITDPCAEVNCTDGEWCGEKDGIYGCLCSHPKSNPDSYDSVEICESSSGFFSLSRCQLFEDGFSTEVLHLRDPSCKGTVQDGRVEFRFDNNNLCGTNLVANGTHFIYENVILGNVKSTQLSSRKSYLNLTFSCIYSQTQTFSMNAQINPLESYLHKTIPAGQGTYRVRMVPYQDPQFSQPFNGSVNIEVNQLVFVEINVDEIDGQQFALLIDTCWATPVNDPLYHVRWDLIIGECPNSKDGTVDLVQNGVSTSSRFSFRMFTFTETSEIIFLHCSIHLCLLKDNDCSAHCASYRRRRSVDFYDSSSISMGPLKWPLKTTDTWVTDRVDVSRASALCGSLVALFIFVFSIHNLL